A single genomic interval of Rhizobium leguminosarum bv. trifolii WSM1325 harbors:
- a CDS encoding protein of unknown function DUF541 (PFAM: protein of unknown function DUF541~KEGG: ret:RHE_CH02935 hypothetical protein): MAPIYTRTVLMTALLALPLAAAAPAFAQEAKPREPVISVTGDGESSVAPDMAIVNLAVVKQAKTAREALDENNKAMNDVLAALKSGGIAERDLQTSGFSIQPQYNYPQPVDGQQQQPQLIGYQTINSVTVRLRDLAKLGAVIDQSVTLGINQGGEIQFTNDKPDAAIEEARKAAVADAVKRAKTLSEAAGVKLGRILEINENVPRAMPQPVYRATMMKEASDAAVPVQGGENNYNVSVTVTFAIEQ; encoded by the coding sequence ATGGCGCCGATCTATACCAGAACTGTCCTGATGACCGCCCTTCTGGCGCTGCCGCTCGCCGCCGCAGCGCCCGCCTTCGCACAGGAGGCAAAGCCGCGCGAGCCGGTGATTTCGGTGACCGGCGATGGCGAATCCTCCGTCGCTCCCGATATGGCCATCGTCAATCTCGCCGTCGTCAAACAGGCGAAAACCGCCCGCGAAGCGCTCGATGAGAACAACAAGGCGATGAACGACGTGCTTGCCGCGCTGAAGAGCGGCGGCATCGCCGAGCGCGACCTCCAGACTTCCGGCTTTTCCATCCAGCCGCAATACAATTATCCGCAGCCGGTCGACGGCCAACAGCAGCAGCCGCAGCTGATCGGCTACCAGACCATCAATTCGGTCACCGTCAGGCTGCGCGATCTCGCCAAGCTCGGCGCGGTGATCGACCAGTCCGTCACCCTCGGCATCAACCAGGGCGGCGAAATCCAGTTCACCAACGACAAACCGGACGCCGCGATCGAAGAGGCGCGCAAGGCCGCGGTCGCCGATGCCGTCAAGAGGGCGAAGACGCTCAGCGAAGCCGCCGGCGTCAAGCTCGGCCGCATTCTCGAGATCAACGAGAATGTGCCGCGCGCAATGCCGCAGCCGGTCTATCGCGCCACGATGATGAAGGAGGCCTCCGACGCTGCCGTTCCCGTCCAGGGCGGCGAGAATAATTACAATGTCAGCGTCACCGTGACCTTCGCGATCGAGCAGTAA
- a CDS encoding hypothetical protein (KEGG: rec:RHECIAT_CH0003102 hypothetical protein) — translation MRCFRSVFALTLTLSAVSSLTCMSDSQMTLRRDADQWGGRLDRTDFQTKGFSMMQFLAKAGLAVMLTAGTLAGTVVPAAAQLNIIIGEPDRGPPQNYRRPPPGYDRPPQGYGRPSRGCNPQLAENLARDYGFRRARVVDITPRRVIVQGWTRRGQDEMSFGNVRGCPALRR, via the coding sequence ATGCGGTGCTTCCGGTCCGTTTTTGCCTTGACGCTGACACTTTCAGCCGTCTCTTCTCTGACCTGTATGAGTGATTCCCAAATGACGCTTCGGCGTGATGCGGACCAATGGGGAGGGCGGCTCGACCGCACCGACTTTCAAACGAAAGGTTTTTCGATGATGCAGTTTCTGGCAAAGGCGGGTCTTGCCGTCATGCTGACAGCCGGTACCCTTGCCGGCACGGTGGTCCCGGCTGCCGCCCAGTTGAATATCATTATTGGCGAGCCGGACCGTGGTCCGCCGCAGAACTATCGCCGTCCGCCTCCGGGTTATGACCGTCCGCCTCAGGGCTACGGCCGGCCGTCGCGCGGCTGCAATCCGCAGCTCGCCGAAAACCTTGCTCGCGATTACGGCTTCCGCCGCGCGAGGGTCGTTGACATCACGCCCCGCCGGGTGATCGTCCAGGGCTGGACGCGTCGCGGCCAAGATGAAATGAGCTTCGGCAATGTGCGCGGCTGCCCCGCTCTGCGCCGCTAA
- a CDS encoding conserved hypothetical protein (KEGG: ret:RHE_CH02937 hypothetical protein) translates to MTHFLTKASLAALLALCTIPATVSTAAAAGPQTNFVVEAQYHRPIRGCSPMHAVRKARDFGLRDARITRMSPRVVVVAGRERRGWDRITFANVRGCPLIRR, encoded by the coding sequence ATGACGCATTTCCTGACCAAGGCTTCGCTTGCCGCTCTGCTCGCCCTCTGCACTATTCCGGCCACCGTTTCCACGGCGGCCGCCGCCGGACCGCAGACGAACTTCGTCGTCGAGGCGCAATACCATCGTCCGATCCGCGGCTGCTCGCCGATGCATGCGGTGCGCAAGGCGCGTGATTTCGGCCTACGGGACGCCCGCATCACCCGCATGTCGCCGCGGGTGGTTGTCGTCGCCGGACGCGAACGCCGCGGCTGGGACAGGATCACCTTCGCGAATGTCCGCGGCTGCCCGCTGATCCGGCGCTGA
- a CDS encoding protein of unknown function UPF0047 (PFAM: protein of unknown function UPF0047~KEGG: ret:RHE_CH02938 hypothetical protein), translating to MPQTILTLSTRGQGLYEFTHQAEAFVSASGREEGLLTVFVRHTSCSLLIQENADPDVRTDLLSFFHRLVPPASDPEMDWVVHRAEGPDDMPAHIKAALTQVSIGIPVARGRLMLGTWQGLYLFEHRDRPHRREIVLHFSD from the coding sequence TTGCCCCAGACGATCCTCACCTTGTCCACACGCGGACAGGGCCTTTACGAGTTCACCCACCAGGCGGAGGCCTTCGTCAGCGCGTCGGGGCGGGAGGAGGGGCTTCTCACGGTCTTCGTGCGCCACACCTCCTGTTCGCTGCTGATCCAGGAAAATGCCGATCCCGATGTGCGCACCGATCTTCTCTCCTTCTTCCACCGCCTCGTGCCGCCGGCTTCCGATCCTGAGATGGACTGGGTCGTGCACAGGGCCGAGGGGCCGGACGACATGCCGGCGCATATCAAGGCGGCGCTGACGCAGGTCTCGATCGGCATTCCTGTTGCCAGGGGGCGGCTGATGCTCGGCACCTGGCAGGGGCTTTATCTTTTCGAACATCGCGACCGGCCGCACCGGCGGGAAATCGTGCTGCATTTCAGCGATTGA
- a CDS encoding protein of unknown function DUF1428 (PFAM: protein of unknown function DUF1428~KEGG: sme:SMc01560 hypothetical protein): protein MSYVDGFIVAVPKGNIEAYKEFSTFAGSIWKEYGALEYVECIGDDVPYGELTSFPRAVQAKEDEVVVFSWIVYSSRQERDDINAKVMDDPRLKGDQWQMPFDGKRMIYGGFEVLLRL, encoded by the coding sequence ATGTCCTATGTCGATGGTTTCATCGTGGCGGTTCCGAAGGGGAATATCGAGGCCTACAAGGAATTCTCGACCTTCGCCGGCTCGATCTGGAAGGAATATGGCGCGCTCGAATATGTCGAATGTATCGGCGACGACGTGCCCTATGGCGAGTTGACCTCCTTTCCCCGCGCCGTGCAGGCGAAGGAGGACGAGGTGGTGGTATTTTCCTGGATCGTCTACAGCTCGCGCCAGGAGCGCGACGATATCAATGCCAAGGTAATGGACGATCCCAGGCTCAAGGGTGACCAGTGGCAGATGCCATTCGACGGCAAGCGGATGATCTACGGCGGCTTCGAAGTGTTGCTCAGGCTCTGA
- a CDS encoding protein of unknown function DUF922 (PFAM: protein of unknown function DUF922~KEGG: rec:RHECIAT_CH0003105 hypothetical protein), with protein sequence MHDALKAATAPVRFGPKHHSAEPRVTTNFLSCVLAAVFTSVPAVALAEWQAVEEVRPYSISGTSGAGLYESIGERGPKAGGFGRAIAHTTFKLTWTRKYEPQGNACVIVTNLPKLIITYTLPKPSAALPAAVKSSWEAFISGVQAHERVHGETIKEMVKEIEATSIGLTVADDPDCKKIRIELTRRLGEISQRQRQRGRDFDKIEMGDGGNIQQLILKLVNGP encoded by the coding sequence ATGCATGACGCGTTGAAAGCGGCGACCGCTCCCGTTAGGTTCGGCCCGAAACATCATTCGGCGGAGCCGCGCGTGACGACAAATTTTCTATCCTGTGTGCTTGCGGCGGTTTTCACGTCGGTGCCGGCCGTGGCGCTGGCCGAGTGGCAGGCGGTCGAAGAGGTGCGGCCCTATTCGATATCAGGCACCTCGGGCGCCGGGCTTTATGAATCGATCGGCGAGCGTGGCCCGAAGGCGGGCGGCTTCGGCCGGGCAATCGCGCATACGACGTTCAAGCTGACCTGGACCAGGAAATACGAACCGCAGGGAAATGCCTGCGTTATCGTCACCAACCTGCCGAAGCTCATCATCACCTATACGCTGCCGAAACCATCTGCTGCTCTGCCAGCTGCCGTGAAGAGCAGCTGGGAGGCCTTCATATCAGGTGTGCAGGCGCATGAGCGGGTGCATGGCGAGACCATCAAGGAGATGGTCAAGGAGATCGAGGCGACAAGCATCGGCCTCACCGTTGCCGATGATCCCGATTGCAAGAAGATCAGGATCGAGCTGACCCGCCGGCTCGGCGAGATCTCCCAAAGACAGCGCCAGCGCGGCCGCGACTTCGACAAGATCGAAATGGGTGACGGCGGCAATATCCAGCAGCTCATCCTCAAGCTGGTCAATGGTCCCTGA
- a CDS encoding major facilitator superfamily MFS_1 (PFAM: major facilitator superfamily MFS_1; protein of unknown function DUF894 DitE~KEGG: permease protein), whose amino-acid sequence MDISQGPGSVLRHPGYLNFAASRVFSSLSFQSIGIAMGWMIYDQTHSAFALGLVGLCQFLPMAVLTFVVGHVADRFDRRRIGLVCQLIEAVTALVLAVATWQQWLTPAGILAAVTVLGAVVAFERPTMAALLPNIVPASMLQKAVATSTSLMQTAMIIGPSLGGLLYGLHPVAPFAISALLFAVASFNVISIRMQWSPAKREPVTLASVFAGVSFIRSRPVMLGTISLDLFAVLLGGATALLPMFASDILHAGPWGLGFLRAAPAVGALAMSIMLARRPLSSNVGRKMLAAVAVFGVATIVFSLSTNIALSVVALLVIGASDTVSVVVRSSLVQLLTPDEMRGRVSAVNSLFIGTSNQLGEFESGMMAAALGPVATGIVGGFGTIVVVLLWMRLFPDLTKVKTLQG is encoded by the coding sequence ATGGACATATCCCAAGGACCGGGGAGCGTTCTTCGCCACCCCGGCTATCTGAACTTCGCTGCCTCCCGCGTTTTTTCCTCGCTCTCCTTCCAGTCCATTGGCATCGCCATGGGGTGGATGATCTACGATCAGACACACAGCGCCTTTGCGCTCGGCCTAGTCGGCTTGTGCCAATTCCTGCCGATGGCGGTGCTGACCTTCGTCGTCGGCCATGTCGCCGACCGGTTCGACCGGCGGCGCATCGGGCTCGTCTGCCAGTTGATCGAAGCGGTGACGGCGCTGGTGCTGGCGGTTGCCACCTGGCAGCAATGGCTGACGCCGGCCGGCATCCTTGCCGCCGTCACCGTGCTCGGCGCCGTCGTCGCCTTTGAACGGCCGACCATGGCGGCGCTGTTGCCGAACATCGTGCCGGCCTCGATGTTGCAGAAGGCGGTCGCAACCTCGACCTCGTTGATGCAGACGGCGATGATCATCGGCCCCTCGCTCGGAGGCCTGCTTTATGGCCTCCACCCCGTCGCGCCTTTTGCTATATCGGCGCTGCTCTTTGCCGTCGCAAGCTTCAACGTCATCTCGATCCGCATGCAATGGAGCCCTGCCAAGCGTGAGCCGGTGACGCTCGCCTCGGTCTTTGCCGGCGTCTCCTTCATCCGCAGCCGGCCGGTGATGCTCGGCACGATCTCGCTCGATCTCTTCGCGGTGCTGCTCGGCGGCGCGACTGCGCTGCTGCCGATGTTCGCCAGCGATATCCTGCATGCCGGTCCCTGGGGCCTCGGTTTTCTGCGCGCGGCCCCGGCGGTCGGCGCGCTTGCCATGTCGATCATGCTCGCTCGCCGGCCACTGAGCAGCAATGTCGGTCGCAAGATGCTCGCCGCCGTCGCCGTGTTCGGCGTCGCCACCATCGTCTTCTCGCTGTCGACCAATATCGCGCTTTCCGTCGTCGCGCTGCTCGTCATCGGCGCGTCCGATACGGTGAGCGTCGTCGTGCGCAGCTCGCTGGTGCAGCTTTTGACGCCGGACGAGATGCGTGGTCGTGTCAGTGCCGTCAACTCGCTGTTCATCGGCACCTCCAACCAGCTCGGCGAATTCGAATCCGGCATGATGGCGGCGGCGCTTGGGCCGGTCGCCACCGGCATCGTCGGCGGCTTCGGCACGATCGTCGTCGTGCTCCTGTGGATGCGGCTCTTCCCCGATCTTACCAAGGTCAAGACGCTGCAGGGTTAG
- a CDS encoding transcriptional regulator, Crp/Fnr family (PFAM: cyclic nucleotide-binding~SMART: regulatory protein Crp~KEGG: ret:RHE_CH02940 Crp/Fnr family transcriptional regulator), with product MISAGRLVIESLLLNLGSRDVLSAEEESHLRAIIVKDRYFAAGEDLVSEGSRPAYSTLLLDGFAARYKVMADGSRQITALHVAGDFVDLHAFPIKKMDHGIVALSSCHVAFADHADLKAITERMPHLTRLLWLDTLVDGAIHREWIVAMGRRSKRAHIAHLVCELFVRLQVVKRTRGASFQFPLTQIEMADVLGVSVVHLNKTLQALRREGVFTWENRTITIVDWERLQEIAEFDPGYLSIFREPR from the coding sequence GTGATATCGGCGGGCAGGCTCGTGATTGAATCCCTGCTGTTGAATCTTGGAAGCCGAGATGTGCTGTCGGCTGAAGAGGAAAGTCATCTCAGAGCGATCATCGTCAAAGACAGGTATTTTGCTGCCGGGGAGGATCTCGTCTCCGAAGGGAGCCGACCGGCCTACAGCACGCTGCTGCTCGATGGTTTTGCGGCGCGCTATAAGGTGATGGCGGATGGCAGCCGCCAGATCACCGCGCTGCATGTCGCCGGCGATTTCGTCGATCTGCATGCTTTCCCGATCAAGAAGATGGATCACGGCATCGTCGCGCTGTCGTCCTGTCATGTTGCGTTTGCCGATCACGCCGATCTCAAGGCGATCACCGAGCGCATGCCGCACCTGACCCGGCTGCTCTGGCTCGATACGCTGGTCGATGGCGCCATCCACCGCGAGTGGATCGTCGCCATGGGCCGGCGCTCAAAGCGCGCCCATATCGCCCATCTCGTCTGCGAACTCTTCGTGCGGCTGCAGGTGGTGAAGCGGACGCGCGGCGCAAGCTTCCAGTTTCCGTTGACGCAGATCGAGATGGCCGACGTGCTCGGCGTTTCCGTCGTCCACCTGAACAAGACTTTGCAGGCGCTGAGGCGCGAGGGCGTGTTCACCTGGGAGAATCGGACGATCACCATCGTCGACTGGGAACGCCTGCAGGAAATCGCCGAATTCGATCCCGGCTATCTCAGCATCTTCAGGGAACCACGCTAA
- a CDS encoding conserved hypothetical protein (KEGG: ret:RHE_CH02941 hypothetical protein) codes for MARYYFDLHNGEGPTRDEHGTELKSREDIPKELTRILLDVARDELPAGDRMTIAITVRDESGDPVTVASLVFNNEWLDVLR; via the coding sequence ATGGCTCGCTACTATTTCGATCTACACAATGGGGAAGGTCCGACTCGCGACGAGCACGGCACCGAGCTCAAATCTCGCGAAGACATTCCGAAAGAGCTGACCCGCATCCTGCTGGATGTGGCCCGCGACGAACTGCCCGCGGGTGATCGCATGACCATCGCCATCACCGTTCGCGACGAGAGCGGCGATCCGGTCACGGTTGCCAGCCTCGTCTTCAACAATGAATGGCTCGACGTCTTACGATAG